The following coding sequences are from one Epilithonimonas vandammei window:
- a CDS encoding alpha/beta hydrolase family protein, producing MNLIKHKNIILKSSREFLTDAIFPNSDKKLPLIIFVHGYKGYKDWGAWELMGEKFANAGFYFVKFNFSHNGTTIENPNDFADLEAFGENNYSKELDDLEIIINHFKSQKEVDSTKIFLIGHSRGGGISIIKTSENQSISKLITLASVSTLDRFPKNEAFESWKNDGVYFVENARTKQKLPHYFQFFEDYKNNEERLDVEKASKKIDIPTLIIHGSSDESVGMDHSKKLHEWIGNSELKIIENANHTFGAKEPWEETSLPKELNTALEYCIDFLTK from the coding sequence ATGAATTTAATCAAACATAAAAATATAATCCTAAAAAGTTCTAGAGAATTTTTAACTGATGCAATTTTTCCAAATTCTGACAAGAAACTTCCTCTAATCATTTTTGTTCACGGCTACAAAGGTTACAAAGATTGGGGCGCTTGGGAGTTGATGGGAGAGAAATTTGCGAATGCTGGTTTTTATTTTGTTAAATTCAATTTTTCACATAACGGAACTACGATTGAAAATCCAAATGACTTTGCAGATTTGGAAGCTTTTGGAGAAAATAATTATTCCAAAGAATTGGATGACTTAGAAATTATTATCAATCATTTTAAAAGTCAGAAAGAAGTTGATTCAACCAAGATATTTTTAATAGGTCACAGCAGAGGCGGAGGGATTTCTATTATAAAAACTTCTGAAAATCAATCTATTTCAAAATTAATTACACTTGCGAGTGTTTCTACACTTGACAGATTTCCGAAAAATGAAGCTTTTGAAAGTTGGAAAAATGATGGCGTCTATTTCGTGGAAAACGCCAGAACCAAGCAAAAATTACCTCATTATTTCCAGTTTTTTGAAGATTATAAGAATAATGAGGAAAGATTGGATGTAGAAAAAGCCTCAAAGAAAATTGATATTCCGACACTCATTATACACGGTTCTTCAGATGAATCTGTTGGCATGGATCATTCTAAAAAACTTCATGAATGGATCGGAAATTCGGAATTAAAAATTATTGAAAATGCCAATCATACTTTCGGAGCAAAAGAGCCTTGGGAAGAAACTTCACTACCAAAAGAACTCAATACTGCACTAGAATATTGTATTGATTTTCTTACAAAATAA
- the hemN gene encoding oxygen-independent coproporphyrinogen III oxidase: MNSLVDKYNIPGPRYTSYPTVPYWNEAGFAADLWKQSVIKSFSESNSEEGISIYIHLPFCEALCTFCACHKRITKQHSVEIPYLESVLKEWKLYLGLFSEKPKLKELHLGGGTPTFFSPDNLRKLLQGIFDTVEITDDQEFSFEGHPNNTTREHLQTLFDLGFTRVSFGVQDYDPKVQKAINRIQPFENVKNVTEWAREIGYKSISHDLVFGLPHQTWDAMEFTIRKTLELKPDRLAFYSYAHVPWVKGVGQRGFDETDLPSGDEKRRLYEDGKKLLEDLGYIEIGMDHFSLEHDDLYQSLVQKKLHRNFMGYTSSKTQLMVGLGMSAISDSWYAFAQNVKTVEEYQKIVEEGEIPVFRGHILDDEDLKIRKHILNLMCQLETSWDLQNAFPEINNAIEKLREMESDGLVQISENQIRITEKGRAFTRNVAMVFDLRMMRNKPETRIFSMTI; this comes from the coding sequence ATGAATTCATTAGTTGATAAATACAATATTCCGGGGCCGCGTTATACATCGTATCCTACTGTTCCGTATTGGAATGAGGCTGGTTTTGCGGCAGACCTTTGGAAACAATCCGTCATTAAGTCCTTTTCAGAAAGCAATTCTGAAGAAGGAATTTCCATCTATATTCATCTTCCGTTTTGCGAGGCGCTTTGTACTTTCTGTGCTTGTCACAAAAGAATTACCAAGCAACATTCCGTAGAAATACCCTATCTGGAAAGTGTTCTGAAAGAATGGAAACTCTACTTGGGACTCTTTTCCGAGAAACCAAAACTTAAAGAATTACATTTGGGTGGCGGAACGCCTACTTTTTTTTCGCCGGATAACCTCAGAAAACTGTTGCAAGGGATTTTCGATACTGTAGAAATTACAGATGACCAAGAATTCAGTTTCGAAGGACATCCGAATAATACTACGAGAGAGCATTTGCAGACATTGTTCGATCTTGGTTTTACCAGAGTCAGTTTCGGAGTCCAAGATTATGACCCGAAAGTTCAGAAAGCTATCAACAGAATTCAGCCCTTCGAAAATGTTAAAAACGTCACCGAATGGGCCAGGGAAATAGGTTACAAAAGCATCAGCCACGATTTGGTTTTCGGTTTGCCACACCAGACTTGGGATGCAATGGAGTTTACCATCCGCAAAACATTGGAACTAAAGCCAGACAGACTTGCATTTTATTCCTACGCACACGTTCCTTGGGTAAAAGGTGTGGGACAGAGAGGTTTCGACGAAACTGATCTGCCAAGTGGCGATGAGAAAAGAAGGCTTTATGAAGACGGGAAAAAACTTTTGGAAGATCTTGGTTACATAGAAATAGGAATGGATCATTTTTCTCTCGAACACGATGATCTTTATCAATCGCTGGTTCAGAAAAAGTTGCATCGTAATTTTATGGGTTACACATCCAGCAAAACACAGTTGATGGTAGGTTTGGGAATGTCAGCAATATCCGATTCTTGGTATGCTTTTGCACAGAATGTAAAGACTGTGGAAGAATATCAGAAAATAGTTGAAGAAGGCGAGATTCCGGTATTCCGTGGTCATATTTTGGATGATGAAGATCTAAAGATTAGAAAGCATATTCTGAATCTGATGTGTCAGCTGGAAACGAGTTGGGATTTGCAAAATGCTTTCCCAGAGATAAACAATGCAATAGAAAAATTGAGAGAAATGGAATCGGACGGTTTGGTTCAGATTTCGGAAAATCAAATCAGAATTACAGAAAAGGGAAGAGCTTTTACAAGAAATGTAGCAATGGTTTTTGACCTAAGAATGATGAGGAACAAGCCAGAAACTCGGATTTTTTCGATGACGATATAA
- a CDS encoding exo-beta-N-acetylmuramidase NamZ family protein — protein MILSIKNKTLVFILLIYFGSIPFIKSQNQSEDCFKTAADRPQLYLPLLKNKNVIVAANQTSLLNNKKHLVDFLVENNVKIKSIFAPEHGFRGTADAGEHVKNGTDSKTGLPIVSLYGDNKKPKPEYLKGADIILFDIQDVGVRFYTYISTLSYIMEAAAENNVQVIVLDRPNPHDGYTDGPMMRNEWKSFVGLHNVPVVYGLTIGEYGKMVNGENWLKNGATAKYTLIPMLNYHKQKRYGVSDKPSPNLPNDKSINLYPSLCFFEGTQVSVGRGTYLPFQIYGSPWTKDFQYQFTPKPTEGAKDPFLNGKLCFGENLSQYPEDLSKLNLEWILKSYKAYKNPAQDFFLKNLFFDKLAGSDELRKQIIAGKSEIEIRGSWKKELDQFEKIRQKYIVYPN, from the coding sequence ATGATTTTAAGCATCAAAAATAAAACTTTAGTTTTTATCCTGCTAATTTATTTTGGTTCAATACCATTTATTAAGTCCCAAAATCAATCTGAAGACTGTTTTAAAACTGCTGCAGACAGACCGCAACTTTATCTTCCGCTACTCAAAAATAAAAATGTAATTGTAGCCGCCAACCAAACGAGTCTTCTAAATAACAAAAAACATCTGGTTGATTTTTTAGTTGAAAACAATGTAAAAATAAAATCTATTTTTGCTCCCGAACACGGCTTCCGGGGAACTGCAGATGCCGGGGAACACGTTAAAAATGGAACTGACAGCAAAACTGGTTTACCAATTGTTTCCTTATATGGAGATAATAAAAAACCAAAACCAGAGTACCTGAAAGGTGCTGATATTATTTTATTTGATATTCAGGATGTTGGCGTAAGATTTTACACATACATTTCAACTTTGTCGTATATTATGGAAGCGGCTGCCGAAAATAATGTCCAAGTGATCGTTTTGGACAGGCCAAATCCACACGACGGCTACACAGACGGACCAATGATGCGTAATGAATGGAAAAGTTTTGTTGGGCTTCATAATGTTCCTGTAGTTTACGGGCTCACAATTGGTGAATATGGTAAAATGGTTAATGGTGAAAATTGGCTAAAAAACGGAGCGACTGCAAAATATACTTTGATCCCGATGCTGAATTATCACAAGCAAAAACGATATGGTGTTTCTGATAAACCTTCTCCTAATCTTCCAAATGATAAATCCATCAACCTCTATCCAAGTCTTTGCTTTTTTGAAGGAACTCAGGTATCTGTTGGACGTGGAACGTATTTACCATTTCAAATCTATGGAAGTCCGTGGACTAAGGATTTCCAGTATCAATTCACACCAAAACCAACCGAAGGCGCAAAAGATCCTTTCCTAAATGGAAAACTTTGTTTTGGAGAAAACCTGAGTCAATATCCTGAAGATCTGAGTAAATTAAATCTTGAATGGATATTGAAATCTTACAAAGCTTATAAAAATCCCGCTCAGGATTTCTTTTTGAAGAATTTATTTTTTGACAAATTAGCCGGAAGCGACGAACTGAGAAAACAAATCATTGCTGGAAAATCCGAAATAGAAATCCGGGGAAGCTGGAAAAAAGAACTTGACCAATTTGAAAAGATAAGACAAAAATATATTGTCTACCCTAACTAA
- a CDS encoding porin family protein — protein MKKLLLVGAVALFGAMNAQTKFGVKAGYTNSQFSSDESMEFEDVKMDKKGKSGFFVGGFVEHMLSEKFALQGELTYAALGGKYEGKFNDSGYYATLVADFKVNQIIIPISAKYYVIPNLAIYGGPNVGFTVSNEFEAKFKDSNLPSEAISEANSFLSEYNSEASKEFDKSLQKTTFGIQLGAEYNVYKGLLVDARYNIGLTDLDKGSESNIKMHYFQIGLGYKF, from the coding sequence ATGAAAAAACTATTATTAGTTGGTGCGGTTGCACTTTTCGGCGCTATGAACGCTCAGACAAAATTCGGTGTTAAGGCTGGATATACAAATTCGCAATTTTCTTCAGATGAAAGTATGGAGTTTGAAGACGTGAAGATGGATAAGAAAGGAAAATCTGGATTCTTTGTAGGAGGTTTTGTTGAACATATGTTATCTGAAAAATTCGCTTTGCAAGGCGAATTAACATATGCTGCATTAGGAGGTAAGTATGAAGGTAAATTTAATGATTCAGGATATTATGCGACCTTGGTCGCTGACTTTAAAGTTAATCAGATAATTATTCCTATTTCTGCTAAGTATTATGTAATTCCTAATTTGGCGATTTATGGTGGTCCAAATGTAGGATTTACAGTTTCTAATGAATTTGAAGCAAAATTCAAGGATTCCAATCTACCAAGTGAAGCAATTAGTGAAGCTAATAGTTTTCTATCAGAATATAATTCAGAAGCTAGTAAGGAATTTGATAAAAGCTTACAGAAAACAACTTTTGGTATTCAGTTAGGAGCTGAGTATAATGTTTATAAAGGACTTTTAGTTGATGCAAGATACAATATAGGTCTAACAGATTTAGATAAAGGATCTGAGAGCAATATTAAAATGCATTACTTCCAGATCGGACTTGGCTATAAATTTTAA
- a CDS encoding LURP-one-related/scramblase family protein — MILKNLNYPLDFKFKITTLASDFNITDRNGNYVAYVRQKMFRLKEDVIVFSDESRTKELFNIKANQWIDFNASYMMTDLLTGKKFGRLARIGVRSLWKARYDIIDENDQPIYQINEDNGWIKVFDSFVGEIPILGMLTGYFLNPSYTVVDNAGKAYFRLKKMPSLIGRRFQLEKLIDIDDEDESLVILSFLMMVLLERARG; from the coding sequence ATGATACTAAAGAATCTCAACTATCCGCTGGATTTTAAATTTAAAATTACCACATTGGCGAGCGATTTCAACATCACTGACAGAAACGGAAATTACGTTGCGTACGTTCGTCAGAAAATGTTCAGGCTGAAGGAAGATGTTATTGTTTTTAGCGATGAAAGCAGAACTAAAGAATTATTTAACATTAAGGCTAATCAATGGATCGATTTTAACGCATCTTATATGATGACAGATCTGCTTACGGGTAAAAAGTTCGGAAGATTGGCTAGAATAGGAGTGCGCTCTCTCTGGAAAGCGAGATATGATATCATTGATGAGAATGACCAGCCAATATATCAGATTAATGAAGATAATGGCTGGATCAAAGTTTTTGACAGCTTTGTCGGAGAGATTCCAATTTTGGGAATGCTGACAGGTTACTTTCTGAATCCTTCATACACAGTAGTAGATAATGCAGGAAAAGCGTATTTTAGGCTCAAAAAGATGCCATCATTAATTGGGAGAAGATTTCAACTGGAAAAATTGATTGATATAGATGATGAAGATGAATCGCTTGTCATTCTGAGCTTCCTGATGATGGTCTTGCTGGAGAGAGCCAGAGGATAA
- a CDS encoding ABC transporter permease — translation MKFPLYFSKKIAFSKDNKNNLSKVIVYIGRLSVALGIIVSLITISTGLGSKKAIEDRISNFSGDISVKSTRSNSSYNTSILDTNGLDKKAIKSVPGVAGLQSYAAVSGILRTENNFAGVILKGVGKDFDKSRFEPFMIQGSIPDYKEDGYNNEIILSEKIASDLALKTSDSIVAIFSKEDQKPIYRKFLIKGIYKTDIKLVDDLYIIGDINHVRKVLNMNEKEVGGLDVFLGNTDQIADVFPKIEKYIGYKNYAEKVTEKYPQILDWVNIFNQNISLIITIMLLVVVINIVMVLLILIIERTNSIGLLKTFGATNGQIRSIFINYTLMIMIPGLLAGNIIGIGLLLIQKYTGIIKLDPENYFISTVPVDLNPIYIISVSVGIFIVSGIAMILPSYLISRISPLKAIKYS, via the coding sequence TTGAAATTTCCGTTATATTTCTCTAAAAAAATAGCGTTTTCCAAAGATAACAAAAATAATCTCTCTAAGGTGATTGTCTATATCGGCAGGTTGTCTGTTGCTTTGGGCATCATTGTATCGCTGATTACCATTTCCACTGGTCTTGGTTCCAAAAAAGCAATTGAGGACAGGATTTCTAACTTCAGTGGCGATATTTCCGTGAAGTCCACACGTTCTAATTCTTCCTACAACACATCAATCCTGGACACCAATGGATTAGATAAAAAGGCTATAAAGAGTGTTCCTGGTGTTGCCGGATTGCAGTCTTATGCAGCAGTCAGTGGAATCCTGAGAACGGAAAACAACTTCGCAGGCGTTATTCTGAAAGGTGTAGGAAAAGACTTTGATAAGTCCAGATTCGAGCCATTTATGATACAAGGCTCAATTCCTGATTACAAAGAAGATGGTTATAATAATGAGATCATTCTTTCTGAAAAGATAGCTTCTGATTTAGCACTAAAAACTAGTGACAGCATTGTTGCGATTTTTTCCAAAGAAGATCAGAAACCGATTTACAGAAAATTTCTGATTAAAGGAATTTATAAGACGGATATAAAATTAGTGGATGATCTGTACATTATTGGAGATATCAACCATGTCCGTAAAGTTCTGAATATGAACGAAAAGGAAGTTGGTGGACTGGATGTTTTTCTGGGAAATACGGATCAGATTGCTGATGTTTTCCCGAAGATTGAAAAATACATCGGGTATAAAAATTATGCCGAGAAAGTAACCGAAAAATATCCTCAGATTCTGGATTGGGTTAATATTTTTAATCAGAATATATCATTGATTATCACGATTATGCTGTTAGTAGTAGTCATTAACATCGTAATGGTTTTGCTGATTCTCATCATCGAACGAACTAACTCCATCGGACTTCTCAAAACTTTCGGAGCCACGAACGGACAGATAAGATCAATATTTATCAATTATACTTTGATGATTATGATTCCCGGTTTACTTGCTGGAAACATCATCGGGATTGGTTTGCTGCTGATTCAGAAATATACAGGCATCATCAAACTAGATCCGGAAAATTACTTTATCAGTACGGTTCCCGTAGATCTTAATCCAATTTACATTATATCAGTTTCTGTAGGTATTTTTATTGTGTCTGGTATTGCTATGATTTTGCCAAGTTACCTGATCAGTAGGATTTCGCCTCTGAAAGCCATTAAGTATAGCTAA
- a CDS encoding 6-pyruvoyl trahydropterin synthase family protein codes for MIRITKIFNFETAHVLYNYDGKCKNMHGHSYKLFVTVKGNPIKDLDHHKNGMVVDFGDIKKIVKEEIVDIWDHAVLVNGDSPHKLLGESLENQGHKVIFCEYQPTCENMLYDIATKIKSKLPNHVQLAYLKLHETENSYGEWIAEEN; via the coding sequence ATGATAAGAATTACTAAAATTTTCAATTTCGAGACTGCGCACGTTCTATATAATTATGATGGTAAATGCAAAAACATGCACGGCCATTCCTATAAATTATTTGTTACTGTGAAGGGAAATCCAATTAAGGATTTGGATCATCACAAGAATGGCATGGTGGTAGATTTTGGTGATATCAAGAAAATTGTAAAAGAAGAGATTGTTGATATCTGGGATCATGCCGTTTTGGTAAATGGCGATTCTCCACATAAGTTACTTGGAGAAAGTTTGGAAAATCAAGGTCATAAAGTAATTTTTTGTGAATATCAGCCCACTTGCGAAAATATGCTTTATGATATTGCCACAAAGATAAAATCCAAATTACCCAATCACGTTCAGCTAGCTTATCTGAAACTTCACGAGACTGAAAACTCATACGGTGAATGGATAGCAGAAGAAAACTAA
- a CDS encoding PLP-dependent cysteine synthase family protein, which yields MKYYNNIVETIGNTPLVKINKVLGDDFPALVLAKVETTNPGNSVKDRMALKMIEDAEKDGRLKPGGTIIEGTSGNTGMGLALVAIQKGYKCIFVTNSKQSKEKCDILRAVGAEVIVCPTDVKPTDPRSYYSTAKRLTQETENAWYVNQYDNLSNRQAHYESTAPEIWEQTEGKLTHFVAGAGTGGTVTGCGTFFKEKNPNIKVIGVDTYGSILKEIHETGEIHLDHAYTYVTEGIGEDILPENYDMSVIDHFEKVTDKDGAIYARKLAKEEGIFCGYSAGSAMSALVQMKDQFTKDDVIVVLLHDHGSRYVGKIYNDEWMKEMGWLD from the coding sequence ATGAAATATTACAATAATATAGTTGAAACCATTGGTAACACGCCGTTGGTTAAAATTAACAAAGTTTTAGGAGATGATTTTCCAGCTTTGGTTTTGGCAAAAGTAGAAACTACAAATCCGGGAAATTCCGTGAAAGACAGAATGGCGCTTAAGATGATTGAAGACGCCGAAAAAGACGGTCGCCTGAAGCCGGGCGGAACTATTATTGAAGGGACTTCGGGAAATACAGGAATGGGTCTTGCTCTGGTTGCAATTCAGAAGGGCTATAAATGCATCTTCGTAACCAACTCCAAGCAGTCTAAAGAAAAATGTGACATCCTCCGAGCTGTTGGAGCAGAAGTGATCGTATGTCCAACAGATGTTAAGCCTACGGACCCGCGCTCGTATTATTCTACAGCTAAAAGATTAACGCAAGAAACCGAAAATGCTTGGTATGTGAATCAATATGATAATTTGTCCAACAGACAAGCGCATTATGAAAGCACAGCGCCAGAAATCTGGGAGCAGACCGAAGGAAAATTGACGCATTTCGTAGCTGGTGCCGGTACAGGCGGAACAGTAACTGGTTGTGGAACATTTTTCAAAGAGAAAAACCCGAATATCAAAGTCATTGGCGTTGATACTTATGGTTCGATTTTGAAAGAAATCCACGAGACGGGAGAGATTCATCTGGATCACGCGTACACTTATGTCACAGAAGGCATTGGAGAAGATATTCTTCCTGAGAATTATGATATGAGCGTCATCGATCATTTCGAGAAAGTGACTGATAAAGACGGCGCAATCTATGCAAGAAAACTGGCAAAAGAAGAAGGTATTTTCTGTGGTTATTCTGCGGGAAGTGCAATGTCTGCTTTGGTTCAGATGAAAGACCAATTTACAAAAGACGACGTGATTGTCGTTCTCCTTCACGACCACGGAAGTCGTTATGTGGGGAAAATCTACAATGATGAATGGATGAAGGAAATGGGTTGGCTGGATTAA
- the gldJ gene encoding gliding motility lipoprotein GldJ: MKKIRLFSIITFSSTLLLISCGGGGNTKKGGGTKGFVSKTGWKPNEKDGWFFSGKQQKPKAWPGMVYVEGGTFTMGLVEDDVMHDWNNTPRRMQVSSFFIGDTEITNSEYREYTTWLKFVFPSTEPGFKHIYSGALPDTLVWNNKLSRNDYAETYFRSPEYDYYPVVGVSWLQATKYCDWLTERANERALMKQGVISKDIYSGDKAATAGATFNMDKFKSNDAELDAYVDKEKLKKRSGIKTSNERIAAANRNSSSGIVEKFRLPTEVEWEFAALGLQKKREYNNYLGKAPEIKNLKGTKGKYRGMYLENFKMGRGDYSGVAGWKNDGSPTTADVKQYPSNDLGIYGMYGNVAEWVADIYRPIIDEEFSDFNYFRGNKTVQTVTNEDGTTKKITNEDIKYDTLADGRLVYKGLPGEFERKVIADNGNYRDGDYQSSLDSGGTAPSDSTDYNMYNSVKPKFIVNKNGSVVIQKDKNKPTTQINDFVRVVKGGSWLDSAYWLDPGQRRYKNQAKGYGWIGFRVAQDAKNKKTGRTKR, from the coding sequence ATGAAAAAAATAAGGTTGTTTTCGATAATTACTTTTAGCAGTACACTACTTTTAATAAGCTGCGGTGGAGGTGGTAACACTAAAAAAGGCGGCGGAACAAAAGGTTTTGTAAGTAAAACCGGCTGGAAGCCTAACGAAAAAGATGGTTGGTTCTTCTCTGGTAAACAACAAAAGCCTAAAGCATGGCCAGGAATGGTTTATGTAGAAGGTGGTACTTTTACGATGGGTTTAGTAGAAGACGATGTAATGCATGACTGGAACAATACCCCAAGAAGAATGCAGGTGAGCTCTTTTTTTATAGGAGATACCGAAATCACTAACTCTGAATATAGAGAATACACAACGTGGCTCAAGTTTGTTTTCCCATCTACAGAACCAGGTTTCAAACATATCTATTCAGGTGCTTTACCAGATACACTGGTTTGGAATAACAAACTATCTCGTAATGACTACGCAGAAACTTATTTTAGATCTCCCGAATATGATTATTACCCTGTAGTGGGTGTATCTTGGTTGCAGGCAACTAAATATTGTGACTGGCTTACCGAAAGAGCAAACGAAAGAGCACTAATGAAACAAGGTGTTATTTCTAAAGATATCTATTCTGGTGATAAGGCAGCAACTGCAGGTGCTACATTTAACATGGATAAGTTTAAATCCAACGATGCCGAGCTGGATGCTTATGTAGATAAGGAAAAACTAAAGAAAAGAAGTGGTATAAAAACAAGCAACGAACGTATTGCTGCTGCAAACAGAAATAGTTCTTCCGGAATTGTAGAAAAATTCAGACTTCCTACAGAAGTAGAATGGGAATTTGCTGCTCTTGGTCTTCAGAAGAAAAGAGAATATAATAATTACCTAGGTAAGGCTCCGGAAATAAAAAATCTGAAGGGAACCAAAGGTAAATACAGAGGGATGTACCTTGAGAATTTCAAAATGGGACGAGGTGATTATTCCGGTGTTGCCGGTTGGAAGAACGATGGATCACCAACTACTGCCGATGTTAAGCAGTACCCATCCAACGATCTTGGAATCTATGGTATGTACGGAAACGTTGCAGAATGGGTTGCAGATATTTACAGACCAATCATAGATGAAGAATTTAGTGATTTTAACTATTTCAGAGGTAATAAAACTGTTCAGACAGTTACCAATGAAGATGGTACAACTAAAAAAATTACTAATGAAGATATAAAATATGACACTTTAGCAGATGGTCGTCTGGTGTACAAGGGTCTTCCGGGTGAGTTTGAAAGAAAAGTGATTGCAGATAATGGAAATTACCGAGATGGAGATTATCAGTCTTCATTAGATTCTGGAGGTACAGCCCCTAGTGACAGTACAGATTACAATATGTACAATTCTGTTAAACCTAAATTTATTGTCAATAAAAATGGTAGCGTTGTAATACAGAAGGATAAGAACAAACCCACAACACAGATCAACGATTTTGTTAGAGTGGTAAAAGGAGGTTCTTGGTTAGATTCTGCATATTGGCTAGATCCGGGTCAGAGAAGATATAAAAATCAGGCAAAAGGATATGGTTGGATTGGCTTCAGGGTTGCTCAGGATGCCAAGAACAAAAAAACTGGCCGTACGAAAAGATAA
- a CDS encoding UDP-N-acetylmuramoyl-tripeptide--D-alanyl-D-alanine ligase has protein sequence MNIKDFYQIFLQSSNTVIDSRKVQRGSVFFAFSGDTFNAAQKSSEALENGAIAVIVEDKSYNFPKKNIFYVPSVLDFLQQLAVYHRDQLKIPFIGLTGSNGKTTTKELISIVLSKKFNVQFTFGNLNNHIGVPLTILSIRNSHQIAVVEMGANHQKEIELLCKIAKPSIGYITNFGKAHLEGFGGVEGVIKGKSELYDYLRTHNQTILVNSADPVQAEKNKDYHNKITFGTPESNYSFSPLSKDHFVGLVYKETEIISNLTGRYNYDNISAAISLGLHFGLDIRDIKQAIEEYFPSNMRSQIQKKDGKTLVLDTYNANPSSMQASLENFRTFLGTKLIIIGDMLELGEQSAAEHQHILDFAKTCGFDNIITVGPNFKNINTNLAFLNTSELADYLQRNPVTQENILLKASRGIALEKIIDYI, from the coding sequence ATGAACATTAAGGATTTTTATCAGATATTTTTGCAGAGTTCCAATACGGTTATAGATAGCAGAAAAGTACAAAGGGGAAGTGTGTTTTTTGCATTTTCCGGCGATACTTTTAACGCAGCACAAAAATCTTCCGAAGCTTTAGAAAATGGTGCCATAGCTGTTATTGTAGAAGATAAAAGCTATAATTTTCCGAAAAAAAACATCTTTTATGTACCATCAGTTCTGGATTTTTTACAACAGTTGGCTGTTTATCACAGAGATCAATTAAAAATTCCCTTTATAGGACTCACTGGAAGCAATGGAAAGACAACCACAAAAGAATTGATCAGCATAGTTTTGTCCAAAAAATTCAATGTTCAATTCACTTTCGGAAATCTTAACAATCACATTGGTGTTCCGCTAACCATTCTTTCCATCAGAAATTCACATCAGATTGCAGTGGTAGAAATGGGCGCCAATCACCAGAAGGAAATAGAGCTTCTCTGTAAAATTGCAAAACCAAGTATCGGTTACATTACCAATTTCGGGAAGGCACATCTCGAAGGTTTTGGCGGTGTAGAAGGCGTTATCAAAGGAAAATCCGAGTTGTATGATTATCTGAGAACTCATAACCAAACTATTTTGGTCAATAGTGCAGATCCGGTTCAGGCAGAGAAAAATAAGGATTATCATAATAAAATCACTTTTGGGACACCAGAGTCGAATTACAGTTTTTCGCCACTTTCCAAAGACCATTTTGTAGGACTGGTTTACAAAGAGACAGAAATAATTTCTAATCTCACAGGCCGTTATAATTATGATAATATTTCTGCGGCTATATCGCTAGGCTTGCATTTTGGCTTAGATATTCGGGATATTAAACAGGCTATTGAAGAATATTTCCCTTCCAATATGCGTTCGCAGATCCAAAAAAAGGACGGGAAAACCCTCGTTTTGGATACCTATAATGCCAATCCCAGCAGTATGCAGGCATCATTGGAAAACTTCAGAACTTTTTTGGGAACCAAGCTCATCATCATCGGCGATATGTTAGAATTGGGAGAGCAAAGCGCAGCCGAACACCAACATATTCTAGACTTCGCAAAAACTTGTGGATTTGACAACATCATTACCGTTGGCCCAAATTTCAAAAACATTAACACAAATTTGGCATTTCTGAACACTTCAGAACTTGCAGATTATCTGCAAAGGAATCCTGTAACGCAGGAAAATATCTTGCTAAAAGCATCCCGTGGTATTGCTTTGGAAAAAATTATTGATTATATTTAG